One window of Prochlorococcus marinus XMU1408 genomic DNA carries:
- a CDS encoding phosphoesterase has translation MIERWALLSGLMGDLETYELIQKDLKNTRGDITLFVLGDVVGPDKNCDALLNRLVNPHRGDLKPHCIYGWWEEQLLAESGYRGERKADALRLNKGDDAVNALMNAVDPYYLGWISSLQFGFVELDCGLIHGSSKDVGDILTMQTPPLTLLDRITRLNVNRLFTARSKQQFHLELTDAVVDSKVKDLNGKRNQEHTLPKRAVIGIGAGANYTLYDVGSDKTHFLTVGDVTKSRGRGFA, from the coding sequence ATGATTGAACGTTGGGCACTTTTAAGTGGTCTTATGGGTGATCTTGAGACTTATGAATTGATTCAAAAAGATTTAAAAAATACTCGCGGAGATATAACTCTTTTTGTTTTGGGAGACGTTGTAGGACCAGATAAGAATTGTGATGCACTTTTAAATAGATTAGTAAATCCTCATCGTGGTGATTTGAAACCTCACTGTATCTATGGCTGGTGGGAGGAACAATTATTGGCAGAATCAGGTTACCGTGGGGAGAGAAAGGCAGATGCGTTACGACTCAATAAAGGAGACGATGCTGTCAATGCTCTTATGAATGCTGTAGATCCATATTATTTGGGATGGATATCATCACTACAATTTGGATTTGTAGAACTTGATTGTGGTTTGATTCACGGAAGCTCAAAAGATGTAGGAGACATTCTGACAATGCAAACACCTCCACTTACTCTTCTTGATCGAATTACCCGCCTTAATGTGAATAGATTATTCACAGCTAGAAGTAAACAGCAATTTCATCTTGAGTTGACTGATGCTGTAGTTGACTCAAAAGTAAAAGATTTAAATGGAAAACGAAACCAGGAACATACTCTTCCTAAACGTGCAGTGATAGGAATTGGAGCAGGAGCTAATTACACTCTTTATGACGTTGGCAGTGATAAAACTCACTTCTTAACGGTGGGTGATGTCACTAAATCCAGAGGGCGAGGGTTCGCGTAA
- a CDS encoding glycosyltransferase family 4 protein, with protein sequence MKLIIHFICSPDPRIGYGVCALNFKKELELILPNNLFQVIVSDPRDNVKFSKTCEQLNLNRNKFNFINIHLTHGLDRQLLEIELPGYKVIYTMFETEVLPLGVKEILNEYDLVLTPSKWGAEILCSEIAQEKVEVVPLGVDPIIFHSWNSKLPMKEGDPFIFVAVGKYEARKSYKEIIEAFELSFSKDSNYRLLLKLDNLFLSNALEQASELIKSDRRHQIEIVKSEPAGSYLKVELMAQFYRSANCFLFPSKGEGWGLPLIEAISCGIPYIATNYSGQTEYLKYCNQLYSDLKFKKELIEDKLFLKYNKYKEDIIVKWAKPDIKDLASKMILIVDNWKLVKEQALLNAEIIHNNFSWRSSSEKLINVILKKLI encoded by the coding sequence ATGAAATTAATTATTCATTTTATTTGCAGCCCTGATCCAAGAATTGGTTATGGGGTCTGTGCATTAAACTTCAAAAAGGAATTAGAATTAATATTACCTAATAATCTTTTTCAAGTCATTGTTTCTGATCCCAGGGATAATGTTAAATTTAGCAAAACATGTGAGCAGCTTAATTTAAATAGAAATAAATTTAATTTTATCAATATACATCTAACACATGGTTTAGATAGACAATTATTAGAAATTGAGCTCCCTGGCTATAAAGTTATATATACTATGTTTGAGACAGAAGTTTTACCTTTAGGAGTTAAAGAGATTTTAAATGAATATGACTTAGTTCTTACTCCTTCAAAATGGGGCGCTGAAATTTTATGTTCGGAAATAGCACAAGAAAAAGTAGAAGTTGTCCCCCTCGGTGTAGACCCAATAATATTTCATTCATGGAACTCAAAATTACCAATGAAAGAAGGAGATCCATTTATTTTTGTGGCAGTTGGAAAATATGAAGCTCGAAAAAGTTATAAGGAAATTATCGAAGCATTTGAATTAAGTTTTTCAAAAGATTCAAATTATAGATTGCTATTAAAGCTAGATAACCTGTTTTTATCTAATGCACTTGAACAAGCTTCTGAGTTGATAAAATCTGATCGCAGACACCAAATAGAAATAGTAAAGAGTGAACCCGCCGGGAGTTATCTTAAAGTTGAATTGATGGCACAATTTTATAGATCTGCTAATTGTTTTTTATTTCCAAGTAAGGGCGAAGGTTGGGGACTTCCACTTATTGAGGCAATTTCTTGTGGCATCCCTTATATCGCTACTAACTATAGTGGACAAACAGAATACTTAAAGTACTGCAATCAATTATACTCTGACCTTAAATTTAAAAAAGAATTAATAGAGGATAAATTGTTCCTTAAGTACAATAAATACAAAGAAGATATTATTGTTAAATGGGCAAAACCGGATATCAAGGATTTAGCAAGTAAAATGATACTAATTGTTGATAATTGGAAGCTTGTTAAGGAGCAAGCTTTGCTAAATGCTGAAATAATTCATAATAACTTTTCTTGGAGATCTTCTTCTGAAAAATTAATAAATGTAATTTTAAAAAAACTTATTTGA
- a CDS encoding metallophosphoesterase family protein — protein MNHAVISCLHANLSAVEAVLADIDRQGIETITCLGDLVGYGPQPNEVVELIRDRKIETCQGCWDEDIIDGLDACDCSYPSQLAERRGHMAHQWTTEKLTDENKEFLASLPTSIRRGRSLFVHGSPNSQHEYLLPDMDAFAALERVEMSGADTLFCGHTHLPYVRELGNGSIRVNIKNASDREREDTKMTLPFRRIVNAGSVGEPRHGGVNATYVIHDDIKNDIEIREVAYDIDRTCEAIIEAGLPHVFAWRLSNGFEFAELAEDASHVCER, from the coding sequence ATGAATCACGCAGTAATTTCTTGTTTACATGCCAATCTTTCAGCAGTGGAAGCTGTGCTAGCTGATATTGATCGGCAAGGAATTGAGACCATTACATGTCTTGGCGATCTTGTTGGCTATGGTCCTCAGCCAAATGAAGTTGTTGAGCTTATTAGAGATAGGAAGATAGAAACCTGTCAGGGTTGCTGGGATGAAGACATAATTGATGGTCTTGATGCTTGTGATTGCAGCTATCCATCTCAGCTTGCAGAAAGGCGAGGACATATGGCTCATCAATGGACAACGGAGAAGTTGACTGATGAAAACAAAGAATTTCTAGCTAGTCTCCCAACCTCGATTAGAAGAGGTAGATCGTTATTCGTACATGGAAGTCCCAACAGTCAGCATGAGTATCTGCTTCCAGATATGGATGCATTCGCAGCATTAGAACGAGTTGAGATGAGTGGAGCCGATACTTTGTTTTGCGGTCATACTCATCTCCCATATGTACGTGAATTAGGGAATGGATCAATTCGCGTAAATATTAAAAATGCTTCCGATCGTGAAAGAGAAGATACAAAAATGACTTTACCTTTTAGAAGAATTGTAAATGCTGGATCTGTCGGAGAACCTCGTCATGGAGGAGTAAATGCTACCTATGTTATTCATGACGATATAAAGAATGATATTGAGATTAGAGAAGTTGCTTACGACATTGATCGAACATGTGAGGCAATTATTGAGGCTGGTCTACCCCATGTGTTTGCATGGCGTTTGAGCAACGGTTTTGAATTTGCTGAACTGGCTGAAGATGCTAGCCATGTGTGCGAACGATGA
- a CDS encoding GTP-binding protein codes for MGSNTWLISGSPGCGKTNWILNNLKSRKGRCGFLRLSGYGDIDLQQVASTDIDYAFLKDQIPQLIDLSRSSADSISHQDDSFILIELPQFRIPKELGLAGIDPRVIKQLATLNLEPDKYLHFGRDRELPINDTLNFNQIESCRFKLHRNVWDPPSLNTFWFELVNGAYGDVYRAKALMNIPDGRSMFFNWIVSQKGSQFLPLNTVSPPSGRPTTISELVVQGKNLDPVGIESTIQLCLLNDSVLELHQAPLRDTQMQPSYST; via the coding sequence ATGGGCAGCAATACGTGGCTGATTTCAGGATCGCCAGGCTGTGGTAAAACGAATTGGATTCTTAATAATCTCAAGTCACGCAAAGGTCGTTGTGGCTTTTTGCGTCTATCTGGTTACGGAGATATTGATCTACAGCAAGTAGCTTCTACAGATATTGACTATGCCTTTCTTAAAGATCAAATTCCTCAATTAATAGATTTATCAAGGTCCAGTGCAGACTCTATTTCGCATCAAGATGATTCTTTTATATTGATTGAGCTTCCTCAGTTTCGAATTCCTAAAGAGCTTGGTTTGGCTGGAATTGATCCGCGCGTAATCAAACAACTTGCAACTTTAAACCTCGAACCAGATAAATACCTTCATTTTGGACGTGATAGGGAATTACCCATTAATGACACATTAAATTTCAATCAAATTGAATCATGCAGGTTCAAGCTTCATCGGAATGTTTGGGATCCACCTAGTCTTAATACCTTTTGGTTCGAGCTGGTAAATGGTGCTTATGGAGATGTTTATAGAGCTAAAGCCTTGATGAATATCCCCGATGGTAGATCTATGTTCTTTAACTGGATTGTTAGCCAAAAAGGTTCGCAATTTTTACCTCTTAATACTGTCTCACCTCCTAGTGGTAGACCTACAACAATATCTGAACTTGTTGTTCAAGGGAAAAATCTTGACCCCGTAGGAATTGAATCAACTATTCAGCTTTGTCTCTTGAATGATTCAGTTTTGGAGCTTCATCAAGCCCCTCTTAGAGATACACAAATGCAGCCAAGTTATTCAACTTGA
- a CDS encoding type II secretion system protein, with translation MNKQTKYPSLFDQALAIAIDEGKIESSKEAAPFQSGIVGENYLLFSKQRKLIKSIPLEKLKRNTRIVRNTNKAQGCFANSLVVTAILAFLSMLALPKFEGISEKAKSAAARNTIATMAKSCAVKIADAGTGTIIVPEIQGYKSKKKNIAGFYLGNNRKISGTSIVCPTTGEIKLISENEWKHPSYSYNFETGKKTCIADSGSYAEQWGCLNGEW, from the coding sequence ATGAATAAGCAAACCAAATACCCAAGTTTATTTGACCAGGCTTTAGCCATAGCGATCGACGAAGGTAAGATTGAATCCTCAAAAGAGGCTGCTCCTTTTCAAAGTGGAATTGTGGGAGAGAATTATCTTCTGTTTTCTAAACAACGAAAACTTATAAAAAGTATCCCACTAGAAAAACTCAAAAGGAATACTCGTATCGTCCGTAATACGAATAAGGCTCAGGGGTGTTTTGCAAATTCTTTAGTTGTAACAGCTATCCTTGCTTTCCTCTCAATGCTTGCCCTTCCTAAATTCGAAGGCATATCTGAAAAAGCAAAATCGGCAGCCGCTAGGAATACAATTGCAACCATGGCAAAATCATGTGCTGTAAAGATAGCTGATGCGGGAACAGGCACTATCATTGTTCCTGAAATTCAAGGCTATAAATCAAAGAAAAAGAATATTGCCGGCTTCTATTTAGGAAATAATAGAAAAATATCAGGTACAAGTATTGTCTGTCCGACGACAGGAGAAATAAAACTTATATCCGAGAACGAGTGGAAGCATCCCTCATACTCTTATAACTTTGAAACAGGTAAAAAAACATGTATTGCTGACTCTGGATCATATGCTGAGCAGTGGGGTTGCTTGAATGGCGAATGGTGA